A single region of the Coregonus clupeaformis isolate EN_2021a chromosome 16, ASM2061545v1, whole genome shotgun sequence genome encodes:
- the LOC121584684 gene encoding UDP-glucuronosyltransferase 2A2-like, with protein MHQPALVTVAVLLFSLTTVYGGNVLVFPLDGSHWVNMKVLIEELHSRGHSITVIRPTTNWYIKEKSPYYSCITIPVSGGGLDEKFFSLFVTRLLQIQREGGGFWSRMSLELEVVKQFYELNKDLVEMMTMIFEDAELMQSFRDANYDLVLTDPANGGGVFLAHRIGLPLVFNVRWTVQGEGHFAIAPSPLSYVPLSGALLTDKMTFQERVINVLFYLFTRFQIAYVIDPNYVPFVHRYFGPDVHYMSLFQAADIWLMRNDFTFEFPRPTMPNVVYMGGFQCKPSKPLPQDMEDFVQKSGDHGVIMMSLGTLVGQLPEDIAEDIAAAFAQLPQRVVWRHTGKRPASVGNNTLLVDWLPQNDLLGHPKTRAFVAHGGTNGVQEAIYHGVPIVGLPLVFDQQDNLNRMRVKGVAKIVDIATVNKDIFLEAVKAVLYEPTYRENMQRLSRLHRDQPMTPLDRAMFWIEFVMRNKGAAHLRTESYKMSWFTYHSVDVIATLLAIVLLIMLVSTLAVRFLWRKVFCRRKVKHE; from the coding sequence ATGCATCAACCAGCCCTTGTCACGGTtgctgttctgctcttctctctgaCCACTGTCTATGGGGGGAACGTGCTGGTCTTCCCATTGGATGGAAGCCACTGGGTCAATATGAAAGTCCTCATCGAAGAGCTGCACTCCAGAGGCCATAGCATCACAGTGATTCGTCCAACCACCAACTGGTACATCAAGGAGAAATCCCCTTACTACTCGTGTATTACCATCCCAGTATCTGGTGGTGGATTAGATGAGAAGTTCTTTAGTTTGTTTGTGACCAGACTATTGCAGATCCAAAGAGAGGGTGGAGGTTTCTGGTCTCGTATGAGTCTGGAGCTTGAGGTGGTGAAGCAGTTCTATGAGTTAAACAAGGATTTGGTTGAAATGATGACTATGATATTTGAAGATGCCGAACTAATGCAATCGTTCCGCGACGCAAACTATGACCTGGTTTTGACAGATCCTGCCAATGGTGGGGGAGTGTTTCTGGCTCACCGCATTGGTCTTCCTCTTGTCTTCAATGTCCGATGGACAGTCCAGGGTGAGGGTCACTTTGCCATCGCCCCCTCGCCTCTCTCATATGTCCCATTGTCAGGAGCACTGTTGACAGACAAAATGACTTTTCAAGAGAGAGTCATAAATGTTCTGTTTTATCTTTTTACAAGGTTTCAAATTGCATACGTCATAGACCCTAACTACGTTCCATTCGTCCATCGTTACTTCGGCCCTGACGTTCACTACATGTCATTGTTCCAGGCAGCAGACATCTGGCTCATGAGGAATGACTTTACCTTTGAGTTTCCGCGTCCCACCATGCCAAACGTGGTCTACATGGGTGGCTTCCAGTGCAAGCCCTCCAAGCCGCTTCCCCAGGACATGGAGGACTTTGTCCAGAAGTCTGGGGACCATGGGGTCATCATGATGTCCCTGGGGACCTTGGTGGGACAACTTCCTGAGGACATCGCTGAGGACATCGCAGCTGCTTTCGCCCAACTGCCTCAGAGGGTCGTCTGGAGGCACACTGGGAAGAGACCCGCCTCCGTGGGCAACAACACCTTACTAGTGGACTGGCTCCCCCAGAACGACCTCCTTGGACACCCCAAGACCCGAGCCTTCGTTGCCCACGGCGGAACCAATGGAGTCCAGGAGGCCATCTACCACGGTGTCCCTATTGTCGGCCTCCCGTTGGTCTTTGACCAGCAAGATAACCTCAACAGGATGAGGGTTAAGGGAGTGGCTAAGATAGTGGACATCGCCACCGTAAACAAAGACATCTTCCTGGAGGCAGTGAAGGCTGTTCTCTATGAGCCGACCTACAGGGAGAACATGCAGAGGCTATCCAGGCTGCACAGGGACCAGCCTATGACACCACTGGACCGCGCCATGTTCTGGATCGAGTTTGTCATGAGGAACAAAGGAGCGGCACATCTGAGGACAGAGTCCTATAAGATGTCCTGGTTCACCTACCACTCTGTTGACGTCATAGCCACGCTACTGGCCATTGTGTTGCTCATAATGCTGGTTAGCACTTTAGCTGTAAGGTTTTTGTGGCGTAAGGTGTTTTGTAGAAGGAAAGTGAAACATGAATGA